GATTCCGGATACTGGGAACAGATAGAGAAATACATAACAGAGCGTTCAGACACTCAGTTCAGTCATGGAATCTGTCCTGAATGCATGAAAAAACTTTATCCTGAATATAAACAATAAATGAGAATTCTCTCAAAGAATCCTCTCGGGTGGTTATACCGGTGAGTTTTGCAGATTACAATAACAGCACTTGGTAACAGCGTCGGCGGAATATCATCAGCAGAAGGTAGAAAGACTGTATTCGTTCGCGGTGCTCTCTCTGGGGAAACAGTCAGATGCAGAATATCCTCAGAGAAGAAGAACAGAATTGAAGCAGAACTGCTCGAAGTCATTGAGGCATCTCCTCACAGGGTTACTCCCTTTTGTGAATACTTCGGTGAATGCGGAGGATGTTCACTTCAGAATTTATCATACACTCAACAGCTTATCTGGAAAAGTAACTGGATAGAAAAAGCTTTCATCAGAGCTGGAATCAGCTTCTCAACAATAGAAGATGCAGTTCCGTCACCTCAGATAACCGGATACCGTAACAGAGTCTCATTCGATGTGATCGATGGTAAGCCGGGTCTTCACAGGTTCAGAGGTAATCCCTTCCCTGTGAGTGAATGCCCCCTGCTCAATCGTAGAGGACAACAGGAATTCAGACTGCTGCAGAAAGTCAGTCTTGGCCATTGTGCTAGAGTCTCAGTGCGAGCATCTGACAGAACCGGCAGCGCCATGCTTGAATTCAGAGGGGGACCGGCACCGTCCAGCCTTGTAAAAGACGATTCTGTTATTACAGCGGAGGAAATATCGGGTAAATGGGCAACTGAACCTGAGGGCTGTGAAATCACAGAACAGGCAGCAGGTTTAATCTTTCCAATCAGACCTGGAACGTTCTTCCAGGTAAATCCCGGTTGCGCTGACAGACTGATCTCAACTGTTGCTGGCTCATGTGATGACGATACAAATATTCTTGACCTCTACGGTGGTTCCGGAACTATTGCACTCCCCCTCGCAGCATCCGGCGCAAAGGTTGTTTCTGTTGAGATCAATCCCGACGCCTCTCTTTCAGGACGAAAAGCGGCGAAGATAAACGGCATTGATTCAATCAGTTTCATAACAATCCCTGCCAGACAGTTCCTGACAGATTCTTCAAGGTCAGGCAGATCATGGGATACGGTGATAGTTGATCCTCCAAGGTCAGGGCTTGGTATCAGAATCTCGCGGCTCCTCAGAAAAATCAATTCAAGGAAAATAATCTATGTGAGCTGTAATCCTTTCTCCCTTGCAAGGGATCTTCGTATTATCACTGAGAGAAACTGGACTGTTCAAAAGGTTCAACCAATTGATATGTTTCCTCAAACGGATCACATTGAAACAGTGGTTCTGCTTGAGAGAAAGGAAAATTTATGTCCGCCGCAGTAATTTCACTGGTTCTCATGATTGGTTCAGTAAAGCAGACAGGACTTCCCCTTGAGGATCCGCTCAACTGGTGGATATACATGTTCGAAACTGTAACTGGTGAGATACTGCCGGGCAGTTTCCCGGCGACTGACGCTGAAGAATTGTTTACAGAAATCATATCCACAGAAGGATTTGAGAAAATTGGAAAACATATTCTAAGCAGAAGCCTTCCCCCTGGTAATCTACCCGGTGAGAACGGCTTCAAAATGGCTGTACAGGGAACAATCGCCGGTGAGATCCTCTATTCAGAAGATGCTTTCGAAACGAGATGCGGAGCAACGGGAAGAATTTTCGCCGATATCCTTCCATCTCTTTTCATGGATGAGAGATTATCGATCTGGGCAGGTTCTGACGAAAATCCCCCGGATTATTTTACTCCATTTCATAAGGGTGCAGAACCGGGTAGGCATCTGTA
This genomic interval from Candidatus Aegiribacteria sp. contains the following:
- a CDS encoding class I SAM-dependent RNA methyltransferase → MQITITALGNSVGGISSAEGRKTVFVRGALSGETVRCRISSEKKNRIEAELLEVIEASPHRVTPFCEYFGECGGCSLQNLSYTQQLIWKSNWIEKAFIRAGISFSTIEDAVPSPQITGYRNRVSFDVIDGKPGLHRFRGNPFPVSECPLLNRRGQQEFRLLQKVSLGHCARVSVRASDRTGSAMLEFRGGPAPSSLVKDDSVITAEEISGKWATEPEGCEITEQAAGLIFPIRPGTFFQVNPGCADRLISTVAGSCDDDTNILDLYGGSGTIALPLAASGAKVVSVEINPDASLSGRKAAKINGIDSISFITIPARQFLTDSSRSGRSWDTVIVDPPRSGLGIRISRLLRKINSRKIIYVSCNPFSLARDLRIITERNWTVQKVQPIDMFPQTDHIETVVLLERKENLCPPQ